A window of Balnearium lithotrophicum genomic DNA:
GGAATAGACAGGCTTGTTATGCTCTTTACAAACAAGGATTCAATAAGGGAGGTTTTACTCTTCCCTCAGCTGAGGCCTGAAAAGAGGTGTGGAGAGGAAATCTGCCAGTTGGAACCTGAGGAGAAATGAACCCACTTTTAAAGTGGTTAGCCCTTAGAAACTTAAAACCTAAAAAGGGCTACCTATCCTTTGCGTTTCTTATAGCCGTTTTGGGGGTGGTCGTTGGAGTGGCCGCCCTGATAGTTGTCAATGCAGTAATGACGGGATTTCAGGATGCAATAAAGGAGAGGTTACTTTCAGCAAATGCAGACATCATCGTAATGAGGAGGGGAGGAGCTCCCTTTGTTAAGTACAGGTATGCAGAGAGGAAAATATCTGAAATTCCCCACGTTGTAGGAACTGAACCCTTCATCTACGTTCCCGTTATGGCTACAACGGGAAGGGCTGACACTGCATCAAGTGCCTCATTGAGGGGATGTGTACCTGAGAAGGAGCCAAAGGTTACCTCAATCCCAAAACACATAGTACTTGGAGATTGGGAGCTCTTTAAAAGAAACCCTAGTGGAGTTGTGATAGGAAGGCAGCTTGCCGATACTTTGGGAGTAACACTTGGAGACCAGATAAAGTTGATTTCACCGATAGGAAGGAAAACACCCTTTGGCGTCTTTCCAAGAACTGCTACCTACACAGTTGTCGGAATATTTGAAGTGGGAATGTACCAGTTTGACTCATCCTTAGTCCTTGCCCATATAGAGACTGTCAGAAGGGATTTCGGATTTGGAGACTTAGTCACAGGAATAATGGTAAAGGTTGATAAGTTGGAAAGTGTTAAAGGAGTTGAAAAGGAAATAGAGAAAACACTTGGAAAGGACTACGTTGCTGAGGATTGGATTTCACTTAACAAGAGTCTCTTTTCAGCCCTGAAGCTTGAAAAACTTGCAATGTTTTTAATCCTAACCCTCATAGTAATAGTTGCCTCCTTCAACATATCGAGTCTTTTAATGATGAACGTGAACAACAGGGCAAGGGAGATAGCAATACTGAAAACTGTTGGAGCTCTAAACGGCTTCATCCTAAAAGTCTTCGTTCTCCAGGGCTTCTTTATAGGGCTGATAGGAACGGCAATTGGAGAAGTACTGGGAATAGGAATTTCCATTTTTGGGGAAAAGTACAAACTAATACCCCTTCCTCCAGACGTTTACTACATAGACCACCTTCCCTTTAAACTTCACCTAACAGACTGTTTGGTTGCAGCTGCTGCAGCTATATTAATCAGTACAGTAGCAACAATCTACCCGGCGCTGAGGGCAGCAAAAACAGACCCTGTGAAAGTTCTTAGGATGGGAGAAGACTAATTGAAGGGAAAAATTAGAAAGGCAAGGATAAGCGATGCTGAGGAAATTCAGTTCTTAATTAACGAGTATGCTAAACAGGGCCTTATGCTTCCAAAGACGCTTCAGAGTATCTTTGAGGATATAAGGGAGTTCTGGGTTTACGAGGAGGATGGAAAGATACTCGGTAGCTGTGCCCTAAAAATTTTCTGGGATGACCTTGCAGAGGTTCGCTCTTTAGCGGTCGCTCCAGAGCACACGAAAAAGGGAATAGGAACTGCCCTTGTGAAAGCAGCCCTTGAGGAGGCTAAGGAGCTTGGAATCCCAAGGGTTTTTACACTAACTTATCAGGTTGGATTTTTCGAAAAGTTGGGATTTAAAGTTATTGATAAGGAAAAACTACCCCAGAAAATCTGGAGGGACTGTATAAACTGTGTAAAATTCCCAAACTGCGACGAAACTGCTTTGGAAATAAATCTCTTGGAGAGGAAGAATGACACCAGAAGAACAGTTAAAAGTGATAAAGAGAGGAACGGCTGAGATAATAAATGAGGAGGAGCTCTTAGAGAAACTGAAATACGGAAGGAAACTTAGAGTAAAGGCCGGATTTGACCCAACAGCTCCAGATTTACACTTGGGTCATACAGTTCTACTCTGGAAGTTAAGGGATTTTCAGGAGTTGGGTCACGAGGTTTACTTTTTAATCGGTGACTTTACTGCAATGATAGGGGACCCGACGGGAAAAAATGAGACAAGGCCTCCACTTACAAGGGAGCAGGTTTTGAAGAATGCAGAAACCTACGCTCAGCAGGTTTTTAAGATACTCGACCCTGAAAAAACTGTAGTCGTATTCAACAGCGAGTGGTTGGGCTCAATGACTGCAGCAGACCTGATAAAACTCACTTCAAAGTATACTGTAGCAAGGATGCTTGAAAGGGACGACTTTGAGAAGAGATTCAAGGAAGGAAGGCCTATCCACATTCACGAATTCATCTATCCCTTACTCCAGGGGTACGATTCTGTTGAGCTTAAAGCGGACGTTGAATTGGGAGGGACAGACCAGAAGTTTAACCTCCTCATGGGAAGGCACCTTCAGAGGGAGTTTGGACAGGAGGAACAGGTCTGCATAATGATGCCAATACTTGAGGGGCTCGATGGTGTTCAGAAGATGAGCAAATCCCTTGGAAACTACATAGGAATCTTGGAGCCCCCTGAGGAGCAGTTTGGAAAGGTAATGAGGATTTCCGATGAGCTAATGTGGAGGTACTACAGACTCGTTACGAGAATTCCCGAAGAAGAGATAGATGAAATGGAAAGACTTGTTAAGGAAGGGAAGCTCCACCCTATGGAGGTTAAAAAGAAACTTGCTGAAACGATAGTCAGGATCTTC
This region includes:
- a CDS encoding N-acetyltransferase, which translates into the protein MKGKIRKARISDAEEIQFLINEYAKQGLMLPKTLQSIFEDIREFWVYEEDGKILGSCALKIFWDDLAEVRSLAVAPEHTKKGIGTALVKAALEEAKELGIPRVFTLTYQVGFFEKLGFKVIDKEKLPQKIWRDCINCVKFPNCDETALEINLLERKNDTRRTVKSDKERNG
- a CDS encoding ABC transporter permease codes for the protein MNPLLKWLALRNLKPKKGYLSFAFLIAVLGVVVGVAALIVVNAVMTGFQDAIKERLLSANADIIVMRRGGAPFVKYRYAERKISEIPHVVGTEPFIYVPVMATTGRADTASSASLRGCVPEKEPKVTSIPKHIVLGDWELFKRNPSGVVIGRQLADTLGVTLGDQIKLISPIGRKTPFGVFPRTATYTVVGIFEVGMYQFDSSLVLAHIETVRRDFGFGDLVTGIMVKVDKLESVKGVEKEIEKTLGKDYVAEDWISLNKSLFSALKLEKLAMFLILTLIVIVASFNISSLLMMNVNNRAREIAILKTVGALNGFILKVFVLQGFFIGLIGTAIGEVLGIGISIFGEKYKLIPLPPDVYYIDHLPFKLHLTDCLVAAAAAILISTVATIYPALRAAKTDPVKVLRMGED
- the tyrS gene encoding tyrosine--tRNA ligase; translated protein: MTPEEQLKVIKRGTAEIINEEELLEKLKYGRKLRVKAGFDPTAPDLHLGHTVLLWKLRDFQELGHEVYFLIGDFTAMIGDPTGKNETRPPLTREQVLKNAETYAQQVFKILDPEKTVVVFNSEWLGSMTAADLIKLTSKYTVARMLERDDFEKRFKEGRPIHIHEFIYPLLQGYDSVELKADVELGGTDQKFNLLMGRHLQREFGQEEQVCIMMPILEGLDGVQKMSKSLGNYIGILEPPEEQFGKVMRISDELMWRYYRLVTRIPEEEIDEMERLVKEGKLHPMEVKKKLAETIVRIFHGEEAAKRAREHFERVFSRRELPEEIPEPKVQVPENPVWLPILLRETGLVKSTSEARRQIRGGGVRINGEKVKDEQLKVDVLKGELILQVGKRRFVKIKPENVLKFRKKVDTLK